One genomic window of Camelina sativa cultivar DH55 chromosome 5, Cs, whole genome shotgun sequence includes the following:
- the LOC104786944 gene encoding pentatricopeptide repeat-containing protein At2g27800, mitochondrial codes for MAAIGIASRSTTSMRSIFRNATARKLISPRAKPSSVPNPNFTSPRFNTSSRIEGSVPRLLRRELSTQQPFHSLVAAACLVSKLPSDVTSPEGRFANYLSPI; via the exons ATGGCTGCAATTGGTATCGCATCTAGGTCGACGACGTCAATGAGATCCATCTTCAGGAACGCTACTGCACGAAAATTGATCTCACCTAGAGCTAAACCCTCCTCAGtcccaaaccctaatttcactTCCCCGCGCTTCAATACGTCTTCACGAATCGAAGGTTCTGTTCCCAG GTTGCTTCGGCGAGAGCTAAGCACACAGCAACCATTTCACAgtcttgttgctgctgcttgtCTTGTTTCGAAACTCCCCTCTGATGTCACTTCTCCTGAAG GTAGATTTGCCAACTATCTCAGTCCCATCTAG